A part of Methanohalobium evestigatum Z-7303 genomic DNA contains:
- a CDS encoding PP2C family protein-serine/threonine phosphatase, translating into MGNLTTLNGNVSGITDAGNRDHNEDNCLMMKIDDAYLLAVADGLGGHAAGDVASGIAVMKLEEFFKEQYSEDMDDEQIKDLLCNCHERINDEVIQASVGDKQGLGTTLVSAFVRGNKAIIANTGDSRATVVGTGIKFRTKDHSMVQRLLDRGMIDEETARYHPMSHIVTHSMGNQFDVDAYETEIDEEEILVLSSDGLHDHVGKSVLVESVAYQKPSEIVKYLYKKSLETTTDNVTIVVYKP; encoded by the coding sequence ATGGGTAATCTGACAACACTTAATGGTAATGTTTCCGGAATTACCGATGCTGGAAACAGGGACCATAACGAAGACAATTGCTTAATGATGAAAATTGATGATGCTTATCTCCTCGCAGTAGCAGACGGTCTTGGAGGACATGCTGCAGGAGATGTAGCGTCAGGTATTGCAGTTATGAAACTGGAAGAGTTTTTCAAGGAACAGTACTCAGAAGATATGGATGATGAACAGATAAAAGACTTGCTTTGTAATTGCCATGAACGTATCAATGATGAGGTTATTCAGGCATCAGTAGGTGATAAACAGGGGTTGGGGACAACACTTGTTTCCGCGTTTGTGAGGGGTAACAAAGCAATAATAGCAAATACCGGTGATAGTAGAGCCACTGTAGTAGGAACTGGTATAAAATTCAGAACAAAAGACCATTCAATGGTGCAGAGACTCCTTGATAGGGGTATGATAGATGAGGAAACTGCCAGATATCATCCGATGAGCCATATTGTAACCCACTCAATGGGAAACCAATTTGATGTTGATGCGTATGAAACAGAGATTGATGAAGAAGAAATACTTGTATTAAGCAGTGACGGGTTACATGACCATGTTGGTAAATCTGTGCTGGTTGAAAGTGTAGCCTATCAAAAACCTTCTGAAATCGTTAAATACCTGTATAAAAAATCTCTTGAAACAACCACAGATAACGTTACAATTGTTGTATACAAACCCTGA
- a CDS encoding MM0924 family protein, whose product MKDNLMNKKVDIYCGGPDYFRGTIVDCTDGVITLEWNIKEIGYEHVIPQTVTKYDISPSEWEIKEEGYTYIMVDKILAIWEVDQQI is encoded by the coding sequence ATAAAAGACAACCTCATGAATAAAAAGGTTGATATCTATTGTGGAGGACCCGATTATTTTAGAGGTACGATAGTTGACTGCACCGATGGTGTAATTACTCTTGAATGGAATATAAAAGAAATAGGATATGAACACGTAATCCCCCAGACAGTAACAAAATACGATATAAGCCCCAGTGAATGGGAGATAAAGGAAGAAGGATACACATATATAATGGTAGATAAAATTCTAGCAATCTGGGAAGTAGATCAGCAGATTTAA
- a CDS encoding RNA-guided endonuclease InsQ/TnpB family protein: MVKRTETIYLNYDKNLSWLCHISKNLYNQANFIVKQSLNDEGDWVRYEELNKQLKGTENYSVLPTQTAQQTLKLMDKNWKSFFQSIKDWKKNPENYYSKPNPPKYKKKNGENILTFTNQQCKIKNGVLKLPKITNLQVETRLTDGTKLNQVRIIPMGVGYKCEIVYEKDLETPDLNEENIASIDLGINNIVTMVNNIGEKPIVIKGGVAKSINQFYNKKAGKLKSIYDKLGIKNSKKLKKLYHKYKMKINDFFHKASKRIVDFCVKYNIGTLVIGYNEGWKQEVYMGKRNNQKFTQIPFHRLLEQLKYKAEDVGLKVIEQEESYTSKCSFLDGEPVVRRTSYLGKRIKRGLFRSSNGTIINADVNGAYNIMKKAIPDLDGIEGVALHPVSISHECN; the protein is encoded by the coding sequence ATGGTAAAAAGAACCGAAACGATATACCTAAATTATGATAAAAACCTTAGCTGGTTGTGTCATATTTCCAAGAATTTATACAACCAGGCAAACTTCATAGTTAAACAATCTCTAAATGATGAAGGTGATTGGGTAAGATACGAAGAACTAAATAAACAGTTAAAAGGTACTGAAAATTATTCTGTTTTACCCACACAAACAGCACAACAGACACTAAAACTGATGGATAAAAACTGGAAATCTTTCTTCCAATCAATTAAAGACTGGAAAAAGAACCCAGAAAATTACTATTCAAAACCCAACCCACCAAAATATAAAAAGAAAAATGGCGAAAATATTCTTACTTTCACAAACCAACAGTGTAAGATAAAAAACGGAGTCCTCAAGTTACCGAAGATAACAAACCTGCAAGTAGAAACTCGTCTTACAGATGGCACTAAACTAAATCAAGTTCGAATTATTCCTATGGGTGTTGGTTATAAGTGTGAAATTGTTTACGAGAAGGATTTAGAAACACCAGATCTAAACGAAGAAAACATCGCCAGTATCGACTTGGGAATTAATAATATCGTCACTATGGTGAATAACATCGGTGAAAAACCGATTGTTATTAAGGGCGGAGTCGCAAAATCAATAAACCAGTTCTACAACAAAAAAGCTGGAAAACTAAAATCCATTTATGATAAATTAGGCATCAAAAACAGCAAAAAACTAAAAAAACTATACCATAAATATAAAATGAAAATCAATGACTTCTTCCATAAAGCAAGTAAAAGGATTGTTGATTTTTGTGTCAAATACAACATCGGCACACTAGTCATTGGGTATAACGAAGGGTGGAAGCAAGAAGTGTATATGGGTAAGCGCAACAACCAAAAGTTTACACAGATTCCATTTCATAGACTTCTTGAACAACTAAAATACAAAGCCGAAGATGTTGGATTGAAAGTAATTGAGCAAGAAGAATCCTATACATCGAAGTGTTCGTTCCTCGATGGTGAACCAGTTGTGAGAAGGACTTCTTATCTTGGTAAAAGAATTAAAAGAGGACTTTTCCGATCATCTAACGGCACTATAATCAATGCCGATGTAAATGGTGCCTATAATATTATGAAGAAAGCAATCCCTGATTTAGATGGGATAGAGGGTGTAGCGTTACACCCGGTGAGTATATCTCACGAATGTAATTGA
- the trmY gene encoding tRNA (pseudouridine(54)-N(1))-methyltransferase TrmY, with amino-acid sequence MRDFIIIGHKASTSSDFSLNDLPGSAGRMDILCRCINSAFFLSHDIRNDVQVHLLLLGEPEPGKIIRFNGENIKHLNPDERSSAALIKKALEKDAGESEIQSTPGVWIRQGSLETLINEFYNQGKTLAYLREGGDDIRTTAGSLNDAVFFLGDHIGVTEKEEEMIINAGAKLISVSPYSIHADHCILILNNELDRTLEK; translated from the coding sequence ATGCGAGATTTTATAATAATAGGTCATAAAGCATCAACATCAAGCGACTTTTCACTTAATGATTTACCGGGTTCTGCAGGACGAATGGACATATTATGCAGATGTATAAATTCTGCATTCTTCCTTTCCCATGACATCAGAAATGATGTACAGGTGCACCTTTTGTTGTTGGGCGAACCTGAACCGGGTAAAATAATACGTTTCAACGGTGAAAATATAAAACATCTGAATCCTGATGAAAGAAGCAGTGCCGCATTAATAAAAAAGGCACTTGAGAAAGATGCAGGAGAATCTGAAATCCAGTCTACACCCGGTGTATGGATACGCCAGGGCAGTCTCGAGACTTTAATAAATGAATTTTATAATCAGGGAAAAACCCTTGCCTACCTTCGTGAGGGTGGAGATGATATAAGAACTACTGCAGGTTCATTAAATGATGCGGTTTTTTTCTTAGGAGACCACATTGGAGTTACAGAGAAAGAAGAAGAGATGATAATAAACGCTGGTGCAAAATTAATATCCGTTTCACCTTATTCTATCCATGCTGACCACTGTATACTAATTCTGAACAATGAACTTGACAGAACGCTTGAAAAATAA
- a CDS encoding tRNA pseudouridine(54/55) synthase Pus10, with translation MSLIEIARKIIQEGTICDHCLGRQFAKLSTGLGNYERGKSIKTYLTMEGDRLLKDENDDSLLKELAPISPIARKLTDIEPENETCWVCLGLFDNLEQWAERAVSEMDAFEYDNFLVGTKMSGLLSENEEILWTESGTTYAEQLKSELNREIGKRINVMTGKEVEFENPDIVVMLDLTKEDVLLEVRSVYIYGRYRKLVRGIPQTRWPCRSCRGKGCQACEYTGKQYNESVDELISEQVINTLQCIDTKFHGSGREDIDALMLGDGRPFVIESVRPKYRHFDIKKLEKDINEYTNGKVEITDLQTVSRDVIESLKSSNADKVYKLKVTFKEPVSEEKLKSAINNLKGVDIEQRTPQRVSHRRGDLVRKRRVHDIELSELADNHAVITVNCEGGLYVKELISGDNRRTEPNLSDIIGTQADVTELDVIKVNL, from the coding sequence ATGAGCCTTATAGAAATTGCCAGAAAGATAATCCAAGAAGGAACTATCTGTGACCACTGTCTCGGACGACAATTTGCTAAACTGTCAACAGGTCTGGGGAATTATGAACGCGGAAAATCAATAAAAACCTATCTTACCATGGAAGGTGACCGCCTGCTCAAAGATGAAAATGATGACAGTCTGTTGAAAGAACTTGCACCTATCAGTCCAATAGCCAGAAAATTGACAGATATAGAACCAGAAAATGAAACATGCTGGGTATGTCTCGGACTTTTCGATAATCTGGAACAGTGGGCAGAGCGTGCTGTTTCGGAAATGGATGCTTTTGAATACGATAACTTCCTTGTTGGCACCAAGATGAGTGGACTTTTAAGCGAAAACGAAGAAATTTTATGGACTGAATCCGGAACTACCTATGCAGAACAATTAAAGTCAGAACTAAACCGTGAGATAGGAAAACGCATCAACGTGATGACAGGAAAAGAAGTAGAATTTGAAAACCCTGATATCGTGGTAATGCTTGACCTTACAAAAGAAGATGTTTTGCTCGAGGTTCGTTCTGTTTATATATACGGTCGCTACCGCAAACTTGTTCGAGGCATACCCCAAACAAGGTGGCCCTGCCGCAGTTGCAGAGGAAAAGGATGTCAAGCATGCGAATACACCGGAAAGCAATACAACGAATCTGTTGATGAACTTATCAGTGAACAGGTGATTAATACACTCCAGTGCATCGATACTAAATTCCATGGATCGGGGCGTGAAGATATTGATGCCCTTATGCTTGGTGATGGGAGACCCTTTGTAATCGAGTCTGTCAGACCCAAATATCGACATTTTGATATCAAAAAGCTGGAAAAAGATATTAATGAATACACAAACGGAAAAGTAGAAATTACAGACCTACAAACCGTATCCAGAGATGTGATTGAATCTCTGAAATCATCTAACGCGGATAAAGTTTATAAACTTAAAGTTACATTCAAAGAGCCAGTTTCAGAGGAAAAACTTAAATCAGCCATTAACAATCTTAAAGGAGTAGATATTGAACAAAGAACTCCTCAACGTGTTTCACACCGACGAGGCGATTTGGTTCGAAAACGTCGTGTACATGATATAGAGTTATCCGAATTAGCCGATAATCATGCAGTAATCACCGTAAATTGTGAAGGCGGACTTTATGTAAAAGAACTGATTTCTGGTGATAACAGGCGTACTGAACCAAACCTGTCAGATATAATCGGTACACAGGCTGATGTTACAGAACTTGATGTTATCAAAGTTAATCTATAA
- a CDS encoding 50S ribosomal protein L21e — MPKSEGERCSTRSKLRKSVREKGLSPVSKAIQKFENGQMVHIDIDPSVQKGMPNPRFQGKTGKVIGQRGRAYLLQVRDMDSLKQVISLPEHLKPQKQN; from the coding sequence ATGCCAAAATCAGAAGGTGAAAGATGCTCCACACGAAGTAAACTAAGAAAAAGTGTGCGTGAGAAAGGACTTTCTCCAGTGAGCAAAGCAATACAAAAATTTGAAAATGGACAGATGGTCCATATCGATATAGACCCCAGTGTTCAGAAAGGCATGCCAAACCCCAGATTCCAGGGTAAAACAGGAAAAGTTATAGGACAACGTGGAAGAGCTTACCTTTTGCAGGTAAGAGATATGGATTCATTAAAACAGGTAATATCTCTACCAGAACATCTAAAACCACAGAAGCAGAATTAA
- a CDS encoding RNA polymerase Rpb4 family protein has product MIVKEVLDEELMTLAEVKESLNEIMEERSERGEELGYELRKSINHADIFSKISAEKSRELVNNLLELEKMKPEIAVKIADILPETRDELRAIYSKERYTLSEQELDEILNTVNESLE; this is encoded by the coding sequence ATGATAGTCAAAGAAGTCCTGGATGAAGAGTTGATGACACTGGCTGAAGTAAAAGAAAGCCTCAATGAAATCATGGAAGAGCGTAGTGAGCGTGGGGAAGAACTTGGGTACGAACTAAGAAAATCAATAAACCATGCTGATATTTTTTCAAAAATAAGCGCGGAAAAATCAAGGGAACTGGTTAACAATCTGCTGGAACTGGAGAAAATGAAACCAGAAATAGCTGTCAAAATAGCTGATATTCTGCCAGAAACAAGGGATGAATTAAGAGCTATATATTCAAAAGAGAGATACACTTTATCAGAACAGGAACTCGATGAAATTTTAAATACTGTCAACGAGTCTCTGGAATAA
- a CDS encoding DUF655 domain-containing protein, whose protein sequence is MKKRGKPKQKEDYAWVLDYLPYGNPNDTRPAHQKKPLLQGIGDRYFVLMEMVPKEGVSPEIQSRVYIGDGERKIVDHVKHRISYDDLSHGAQLELPYVLEKTVQEQEDRFVKFFNDAHPITTRLHMLELLPGIGKKLMWAIIDEKKKGNFKDFTDLNDRVSGVHHPVRIIAKRIEEELKDDNIKYRLFTAEPHHPKKKEE, encoded by the coding sequence ATGAAAAAAAGGGGAAAACCGAAACAAAAAGAAGATTATGCATGGGTTCTTGATTATTTGCCCTATGGAAACCCTAACGATACCAGACCTGCTCATCAGAAGAAACCCCTTTTGCAGGGAATAGGAGACAGGTATTTTGTATTGATGGAAATGGTTCCCAAAGAAGGTGTTTCCCCGGAAATACAGTCCCGTGTTTATATTGGCGATGGAGAACGAAAGATTGTTGACCACGTCAAACACAGAATAAGTTATGATGACTTAAGTCATGGCGCACAGCTTGAACTTCCTTATGTACTTGAAAAAACTGTACAGGAGCAGGAAGACAGGTTTGTCAAATTCTTTAATGATGCACACCCAATAACCACCAGACTTCATATGCTTGAACTTCTTCCAGGTATCGGCAAAAAACTGATGTGGGCAATAATTGATGAAAAGAAAAAAGGTAACTTCAAGGATTTTACCGATTTAAATGACAGAGTTAGTGGTGTCCATCATCCGGTAAGGATTATTGCAAAGCGGATTGAAGAAGAATTAAAAGATGATAATATCAAATATCGGTTATTTACAGCCGAACCACATCATCCAAAAAAGAAAGAAGAATAA
- a CDS encoding PAS domain S-box protein, whose protein sequence is MPDEKGDQQYNDFFNLFNSINDATFVHDLKGNFLEINDTAASRLGYSKDELLSMGPQNIDSPEYAEKIADKIKKINKHKELTFESVHITKNGERIPVEINSKIIHYRNQLAILSIARQLLTAKAVSLSFHLLTNRS, encoded by the coding sequence ATGCCAGATGAAAAAGGTGACCAGCAATATAATGATTTTTTTAACCTTTTTAATAGTATAAATGATGCTACTTTTGTACATGACCTAAAAGGTAATTTTTTAGAAATTAATGATACTGCTGCTTCCAGATTGGGGTATTCAAAAGATGAGTTGCTTTCAATGGGACCTCAAAACATTGATTCCCCAGAATATGCAGAAAAAATCGCGGATAAGATTAAAAAAATAAACAAACACAAGGAATTAACATTTGAATCTGTTCATATAACAAAAAATGGTGAAAGAATTCCTGTTGAAATCAATTCCAAAATTATCCATTACAGAAACCAGCTTGCAATATTGAGTATAGCACGTCAGCTACTAACCGCTAAAGCGGTTAGCTTGTCCTTCCATCTCTTAACTAATAGAAGCTAA
- a CDS encoding RNA-guided endonuclease InsQ/TnpB family protein yields the protein MYLTLKVKLNPDREQRDKLLTTMEKFNEACNYASEAAWYNKKFGKTGIQKLTYYDIRQKFTLSAQLTVRAIGKVAESYSNDRKTMHKFDRRGAVVYDQRVLSFKGNDMVSILTLDGREKISISYGDYRPFDISKIRGQTDLIYEDNNFYLMLVMEVGENEVEYNDDVMGIDLGVVNIATISDNEVYKGTKADEIRERYTSLKSRLQSAGTWSAKKHLKKLSKKERRFKRDLNHRVAKQLVKRAKDTSRAIALENLNGFRPEATVTKAQKDRLGKWAFSELTDFILYKAKLEGVPVVIINPMYTSQQCSECGYIDKNNRQKQSNFRCKRCGHRENADYNASKNIAHRGAVSLPNVLRLASIS from the coding sequence ATGTACCTGACATTGAAAGTCAAACTGAATCCCGATAGAGAACAACGCGATAAACTATTGACAACTATGGAGAAGTTCAATGAGGCCTGCAACTATGCTTCTGAGGCTGCATGGTACAACAAGAAATTCGGTAAAACCGGGATTCAGAAACTGACTTATTATGACATCAGGCAAAAATTCACTCTGTCTGCTCAATTGACTGTTAGAGCAATCGGTAAAGTAGCTGAAAGCTACAGCAACGACAGAAAAACCATGCACAAATTCGATAGAAGAGGAGCTGTGGTCTACGACCAGAGGGTACTGTCGTTCAAGGGAAACGATATGGTTTCCATACTTACTCTAGATGGGCGTGAGAAGATTAGCATCTCTTATGGTGATTATAGACCTTTTGACATAAGTAAAATCCGAGGTCAAACAGACCTGATTTACGAAGATAATAATTTTTACCTGATGCTTGTGATGGAAGTGGGTGAAAACGAGGTTGAATATAACGATGATGTCATGGGAATAGACCTTGGTGTTGTTAATATAGCAACCATTTCTGATAACGAAGTTTACAAAGGCACAAAAGCCGATGAGATACGAGAGCGATATACCAGTCTAAAATCAAGGTTGCAGTCAGCTGGAACATGGTCCGCCAAAAAGCACCTCAAGAAATTATCCAAAAAGGAACGCCGGTTCAAACGTGACTTGAATCACCGGGTTGCCAAACAACTGGTTAAACGCGCTAAAGACACTTCCCGGGCTATTGCACTGGAAAACCTCAACGGTTTTCGTCCGGAAGCTACGGTTACTAAAGCGCAGAAAGATAGGTTAGGTAAATGGGCGTTCTCTGAATTGACCGATTTTATATTATACAAAGCAAAACTGGAAGGAGTACCTGTCGTGATTATCAACCCGATGTATACTTCGCAGCAGTGTTCTGAGTGCGGGTACATCGATAAAAATAACCGCCAGAAACAGTCTAACTTCAGGTGCAAGAGATGCGGTCATAGAGAGAACGCTGACTACAATGCTTCGAAGAACATTGCGCACAGGGGAGCTGTCAGCCTTCCTAATGTCCTCCGCTTAGCTTCTATTAGTTAA
- a CDS encoding PAS domain S-box protein has product MSKKNGDIIHMEVNAGLVDLDGHKYILAIERDITERKKIEYDLKRTENKYRTIFETTGATTATASEDTTVQLVNKEFERLSGYSKQEIEGQKSWTEFISRHDLEHLYIDIKNTDR; this is encoded by the coding sequence ATGTCAAAAAAAAATGGTGATATCATCCATATGGAAGTAAATGCAGGTCTGGTGGATCTGGACGGTCACAAATATATACTCGCTATTGAAAGAGATATCACCGAACGCAAGAAAATAGAATACGATTTAAAAAGAACCGAAAATAAATACCGTACTATTTTTGAAACAACCGGTGCCACAACTGCAACTGCATCTGAAGACACTACTGTACAACTGGTAAACAAAGAATTTGAAAGGCTTTCAGGTTATTCGAAACAGGAAATAGAAGGTCAAAAAAGCTGGACGGAGTTTATATCAAGACATGACCTTGAGCATCTTTATATAGACATAAAAAACACTGATAGATAA
- a CDS encoding methanogen output domain 1-containing protein encodes MPDKNEFKFIDKDGNQKDVSMVINSMPEEKTIVASLLDITERKNLENALRKERDQLEKQNQVRSIFTGIIPTLLNESPKEKKKIVLKQMLDMIEKCMHHQECKEMTKFKYENINSDNVGYICCEVMNQLGGEFAVDTSDKSDAKFAVKSTLCPWGTEQAKLNPILCRLTKGIISKVVSNVYDNARVETLKTMGHGDNCCYFEVYIPY; translated from the coding sequence ATTCCTGATAAGAATGAATTCAAGTTTATTGACAAGGATGGAAACCAAAAAGATGTGAGTATGGTAATTAACTCCATGCCGGAAGAAAAAACGATTGTAGCATCACTTCTGGATATTACAGAGAGAAAAAATCTGGAAAATGCTCTTAGAAAAGAACGTGACCAGCTGGAAAAACAGAATCAGGTTAGAAGTATATTTACAGGAATCATCCCTACTTTATTAAATGAAAGTCCCAAAGAAAAAAAGAAAATTGTTCTTAAACAGATGCTTGATATGATAGAAAAATGCATGCATCATCAAGAATGTAAGGAAATGACCAAGTTTAAATATGAAAATATTAACAGCGATAATGTAGGTTATATATGCTGTGAAGTGATGAATCAGCTTGGAGGAGAGTTTGCAGTAGATACTTCAGATAAAAGTGATGCTAAATTTGCTGTTAAAAGTACATTGTGTCCATGGGGCACAGAACAGGCGAAGTTAAATCCAATATTGTGCAGGTTAACAAAAGGTATTATATCAAAAGTTGTATCAAACGTTTATGATAACGCAAGGGTTGAAACCTTAAAAACTATGGGCCATGGAGATAATTGTTGTTATTTTGAAGTATATATCCCATACTAA
- the rsmA gene encoding 16S rRNA (adenine(1518)-N(6)/adenine(1519)-N(6))-dimethyltransferase RsmA: MIDSLLDEYGVIGGDHDQHFLVDDNFLNQIVDSAELTENDTVLEIGAGIGNLTEKIAETVHKLYAVELDPNLCDILIERFADYDNVEIIEGDILDIELPEFNKVVANLPYSISSHITFKLLKHEFELGILMYQYEFARRMVSPKNSKDYSRLTVTTNFFADASIIMKVPRSAFKPAPEVKSAVVKLIPRPASFDVVDEDFFLTFVTAVFGQRRKKLRNAILNTNSKLGIANVKEVVNKLPDEYMNKRAENLEPSELAYIANQLFNFKTA; encoded by the coding sequence TTGATTGATTCGTTATTAGATGAATACGGCGTTATAGGAGGAGACCACGACCAGCATTTTCTGGTCGATGACAATTTCCTCAACCAGATTGTAGATTCTGCAGAACTAACCGAAAATGATACCGTTCTTGAAATCGGTGCAGGAATAGGCAATCTTACAGAAAAAATCGCAGAAACAGTTCACAAACTTTATGCTGTAGAACTGGACCCAAATCTGTGTGATATATTAATTGAGCGTTTTGCAGACTATGACAATGTGGAGATTATAGAAGGCGATATTCTTGATATCGAATTACCCGAATTTAATAAAGTGGTTGCAAATTTACCCTATTCGATTTCTTCACATATTACTTTCAAACTTTTAAAGCACGAATTTGAACTTGGGATACTGATGTATCAGTACGAATTTGCCAGAAGAATGGTATCACCGAAAAATTCCAAGGATTACAGTCGATTGACTGTTACTACCAATTTCTTTGCAGATGCCTCTATTATAATGAAAGTTCCACGCTCTGCATTCAAACCGGCTCCAGAAGTTAAATCTGCAGTAGTCAAATTAATACCCAGACCAGCATCCTTTGATGTTGTTGACGAGGATTTTTTCCTCACATTCGTCACAGCAGTATTCGGGCAGAGGCGGAAAAAATTGAGAAACGCCATTCTAAACACCAACAGTAAACTGGGTATTGCAAATGTAAAAGAAGTAGTTAATAAATTACCTGATGAATACATGAACAAACGAGCTGAAAATCTGGAACCTTCAGAACTTGCCTATATAGCAAACCAGCTTTTTAACTTCAAAACTGCTTAA
- a CDS encoding HemK2/MTQ2 family protein methyltransferase — protein MAKIEYKYTRVQFVDNVYEPAEDTFLLTDSAFNYIKDGMNILEIGTGTGFVSAVLKNNFEVNIVSTEINPDAAQCARSNDVEVIRTNMFDGLKPIQCFDLILFNPPYLPTSDDEKVPGWMNYAYDGGVDGCDAIRNFLDNVCNYLKPDGSIMLLVSSFSGIDYIKKVMESYGFEVYPISRERYFFEELAVLYGTRELPLS, from the coding sequence ATGGCAAAAATAGAATACAAGTATACAAGGGTACAATTTGTAGACAATGTCTATGAACCTGCTGAGGATACATTCCTTCTAACTGATTCTGCTTTTAACTACATTAAAGACGGTATGAATATACTGGAAATCGGTACAGGTACCGGATTTGTATCAGCCGTTTTAAAAAACAATTTTGAAGTTAATATTGTCTCAACAGAAATAAACCCTGACGCTGCACAATGTGCAAGGTCGAACGATGTGGAAGTTATAAGGACTAATATGTTTGATGGGCTAAAACCCATCCAATGTTTTGACCTTATTCTTTTTAACCCACCTTATCTTCCTACAAGTGATGATGAAAAAGTTCCGGGTTGGATGAACTATGCATATGATGGAGGTGTCGATGGATGCGATGCCATCAGAAATTTTTTGGACAATGTATGCAACTACCTTAAACCGGATGGTAGTATCATGCTTCTTGTTTCATCGTTTTCTGGAATTGATTACATAAAAAAGGTGATGGAATCATACGGATTTGAAGTTTATCCCATCAGCAGGGAAAGATACTTTTTTGAAGAACTGGCTGTACTTTATGGTACACGTGAACTACCGCTGAGCTAA